The DNA region GATGGGTACATTGGAGGAGGAGTAAGCTGGCAGCGTTTTATTGCTCGTCTGGCTGCCCATGGGAGAGTAAATACCCTTGTTCCAGCTTCGATTTTGCAGACCCTGCCGGGTACCTATACCCTTCTTGGAGGTGTTGCTGATAACGTAACCATTTCGATGGCGTAAAAGAAAAGAGTGAAGAGCCAAGAGCCCTCGAGGCCTTAAGGCTTTTGGCTCTTTTGATTTTGTATTCAAAAATGTGAAAAGAGGTGTCAAAGCGTCTTTGCTTGTCCGGTCCTGGGGAATATAGAAATTTCGAAGATTTTTAGCAGCTTCAGGATCTTTTACGAAGTACCGTTGGAAAAGCAATTTCCACCTTGGTCTGTTCATGAGTAGCTTATCTTTCCAGTCCAGTTGGTGGTATGAGTAAGCCCCAGGTAAAGGAGAGCAAGCTACTCGTCCTCTTGCTGCAGAGGAAAGGATCTTTGCGATGATTTTTCTCTCTTTGGGATCCACAAACGGAGTGCCACTCGTGGCAAAGACCATCACGGGTTTGTCCTGCAGGATTGACCAGTGTTTTTTGATGAATTCGATGGATTTCATTTTCCCCGTGTGGGTGAAGGAACCAAAAATAACAGTTTGATAATGCGCTAGCTTGGACCCATCAAAATCATGAATAAAAAAGACATCGCCTTTAGTCATTTCTGCAATCCACTGAGCGTATCGCCTGGTACTTCTATATTTAGGCTGGTAAATGATAGCTGCTTTACTTCCAAAATAGTCCACAATGGCATCGACCATCTTTTTCTACGCTACCGCTGCGGGTTTCAAGACAAGGACAAACGTTTTCCGGAATATTATCGATTTTGCATGGACAGTAAAAATCACCGTAACGTTCGTATTTTTTGAGAAGTGCTTCAACTAAGGGTTCTTTCATTTCGTTGAAGTGGTATCCTCGCAAGCGGGCAAAATTTTCAATCCGCCGACGGATTTCCTCTTCCGGGCTGAAGTGAAGGGGTCGGCGAAGCATCCAAGAGTCACTTTCTTTGTGAAGAACAAGCACCGCGCCACACACTGGGCAGGTAATGATTTTTCCCTCTTCTTTTTCTTCTCTCAGGATAAAGGTAACCTGGCAAACCGGACAGAGGATCTTTTCCATTTGGATTACTCACTCCTCCAAGGCTTCTTTAATACGCAGTTCGTCGTAACCAACGATGACTGTTTCTCCAATGACCACAACTGGAAATGCCCTTCGACCAGATATTTCCTGTACCTTTTGCACCGCTTTTTCCTTTTCTTCTGGGTCTAAAAGGTCAACGTCCACGTGATCGAATGGAATGTTACGAGTTTCAAAGAATCTCTTGGCCATTTTGCAAAAAGGACAGGTGCTCAACGCATAGAGCGTGACTTTTTTCATCTTTTTCACCTCTTTGGTATTATATCCTTTTTAAAACCATATGGTAGGTGTTTTATTTCTT from Atribacterota bacterium includes:
- a CDS encoding ferredoxin-thioredoxin reductase catalytic domain-containing protein, with translation MEKILCPVCQVTFILREEKEEGKIITCPVCGAVLVLHKESDSWMLRRPLHFSPEEEIRRRIENFARLRGYHFNEMKEPLVEALLKKYERYGDFYCPCKIDNIPENVCPCLETRSGSVEKDGRCHCGLFWK
- a CDS encoding glutaredoxin family protein, with the translated sequence MKKVTLYALSTCPFCKMAKRFFETRNIPFDHVDVDLLDPEEKEKAVQKVQEISGRRAFPVVVIGETVIVGYDELRIKEALEE